One window from the genome of Gavia stellata isolate bGavSte3 chromosome 10, bGavSte3.hap2, whole genome shotgun sequence encodes:
- the GLMN gene encoding glomulin — MAVDELHAIIQRCQILEEVDFKGEDFNLFQVASQKCLEDGHAAQLLEVIQNEKNKVIIKNMGWNLISPLVRCIFTYKQEDDKREHCLKIVHQLAQLCNPKELFLGLLEQIEQTSGEQVCQTVMLLLQPLQTVLLKLQNKKAYSVGLSLAMIMNQLTPLPVPYTKQQIQEDKLGLCQCCNAVVDFAKPFVNEVVKNMEKLSEYNDMELKEELLKFCMKSLKYPLLTAQFEQLEGIEEHPFRHFATEIIDILWDIRELIPLVVLHHKGKSPQWENQEFADIERKNSADSLACLSYLMFVQHFGIDRFPMVFSPSYLLQCNMTHIEMLLKRTEESMLSKGLDLFESCLLRVEDNSLLHHYLEFRDFINIPQDLVKLMTLCPIEHLRKKSLNILQLFIDKFDAEGKYTLFRCLLKTSNHAGVEGYIIKNIKDQIHLSLTKACDNIWFTGHHLISLLDLVLLLPEGAETDLLQNSDRIMASLNLLRYLVIKDCESDNQTGVWTALAKIEQNFLKPLHVGLNMSKAHYEAEIKNKKEDRREAHSSNTVCSVTVSGEKMPAMTTEMQLQVLHSALFTFDLIESVLARVEELIEVKIKAVMDENS; from the exons ATGGCAGTTGATGAACTTCATGCCATAATACAAAGATGC caaATTCTGGAAGAAGTTGATTTCAAAGGAgaagattttaatttgtttcaggTAGCAAGTCAGAAATGTTTAGAAGATGGGCATGCAGCTCAGTTACTAGAAGTAATTCAAAACGAGAAAAATAAG GTTATCATCAAGAATATGGGTTGGAATCTCATCTCTCCTCTTGTTAGATGTATTTTCACGTATAAACAGGAAGATGATAAGCGAGAACACTGCCTGAAGATAGTACATCAGTTGGCACAG CTATGCAATCCGAAGGAACTTTTTTTGGGTTTACTTGAGCAGATAGAGCAGACCTCTGGAGAGCAAGTATGCCAAACTGTCATGTTATTGCTTCAGCCTTTGCAGACAG TGCTTTTGAAACTTCAGAACAAGAAGGCCTACTCAGTGGGTTTATCTTTGGCTATGATTATGAATCAGCTTACTCCCTTACCTGTACCTTacacaaaacaacaaatacaAGAAGATAAACTTGGTCTCTGTCAATGTTGTAATGCAGTGGTGGACTTCGCTAAACCTTTTGTGAATGAAGTTGttaaaaacatggaaaagttGTCAGAATACAATGACATGGAGCTGAAAGAAGAATTATTAAAATT CTGTATGAAAAGCCTGAAATACCCATTATTGACAGCTCAGTTTGAGCAACTTGAAGGCATTGAAGAACATCCCTTTCGGCATTTTGCAACTGAAATTATA gaCATTTTGTGGGATATAAGAGAATTGATACCATTAGTGGTTTTACATCATAAAGGCAAAAGTCCACAGTGGGAGAATCAGGAGTTTGCAGACATAGAGCGAAAAAATTCTGCAGATTCTTTGGCATGTCTGTCGTATCTGATGTTTGTTCAGCATTTTGGTATTGATCGCTTTCCAATGGTATTTAG tccATCATACCTTCTGCAATGCAATATGACACATATTGAAATGCTATTGAAAAG aacgGAAGAATCTATGTTATCTAAAGGACTt GATCTGTTTGAGAGCTGTTTATTGAGAGTGGAAGATAATAGTCTTCTCCATCATTATTTAGAATTCAGAGATTTTATTAACATACCTCAG GATTTGGTGAAACTTATGACCCTTTGCCCCATAGAGCATCTG agaaagaagagtttaaatattttgcagttgtTCATAGACAAGTTTGATGCAGAGGGAAAATACACATTATTCAG gtGTTTACTGAAGACAAGCAACCATGCTGGTGTGGAAGgatacattattaaaaatataaaagatcAGATTCACTTATCGTTAACG AAGGCATGTGACAACATTTGGTTTACAGGACACCACCTGATCTCCCTTCTAGATTTAGTGCTTTTGCTTCCAGAAGGTGCTGAGACAGATCTTCTGCAAAACTCAGATAG GATTATGGCATCACTAAATCTCCTGAGATACTTAGTCATTAAGGATTGTGAAAGTGATAATCAA ACAGGCGTATGGACCGCACTTGCCAAGATTGagcaaaattttttaaaaccactgcATGTAGGACTCAATATGTCAAAAGCACACtatgaagcagaaataaagaataagAAGGAAGACAGAAGAG aggCACACAGTTCTAACACAGTTTGTTCTGTAACTGTTAGTGGGGAAAAGATGCCTGCCATGACTACTGAAATGCAGCTTCAG GTTTTACACTCAGCTCTCTTCACGTTTGATTTAATAGAAAGTGTTCTAGCTCGAGTAGAAGAACTCAttgaagtgaaaataaaagctgtaatgGATGAAAATAGTTAG